The DNA window CGTGAGCGATTCGCCGTGCGATAAAGAACAGCACCGCACGGAGCCGGTGCAACACCGCGTGCGACCACCCTGGCTGTTAGAAGAACGTCTGGAATTGTTGGGTTCGGATTCTTAGCAACCCACTTCCGGCTGGGCGGAGAAGTTGGAGCCGCTCGGACTTCGTCGTCCGGATATTCTTCGGTAGCCGAGCCCGGAGGATCTCGTTCTCCTTCTTCAGATAGGCGACGTGTCGGACCTGTTCCTGCTGGGTGAGGGAGGCCAGCATCACCAACAGCGGATGCAGCGTGCGTCGCATGGCGATTGTCCTTTGAGTTCAGTGTCAAAGGAGCTTCCCTGCAGGTAGCGAAGAATATTTGCACCCCGGACGTCAGCCGGTGCACGACGAGTTTATCGAGTGGAGCAGGGGACCGGGATCGGGGTTCCTGCCAGGCCGGATTGCGCTCTTAGAAATACGCGCGCGTCATTCTGAGAGTCTCGAAAATACGCGCAGCCCTTGATTTCTGTTAACCAGCCAGTTGTGAGTTCGTATCCGTCAGGTTCGGTTTTTGGGGGACCATTCGAGACGCGTTTGCCGTAAGTCGTTGCCAGTACTTTAGTACAAACTTTTGGGACGGCGCGTAGGGTTCGTAACTCCGTCTTGAAAGGGGAGCTTTTGACAGTCTGTACACGCCGAAACCCTCAGTCACGCTTTTGTGGCTGAGGGTTTTGTCGTTGCCGCTTGCATAAGAAGCATGATTGGTTGAGTCCGGGTGGGTGGTTAAGGTGGTATTCACTCCGGGGACGACGGCGAAGTAAGAGTTCTCGCAAGAAATTGTGACCGCCGGGGGTTCTCGCGGAATAGACAAAAGAGCAGAGACGGAAAACGTCTCCCCGGGCCGGTTGTATGCCCCAGGAATCTGGCTCCACCATTTGACTTGAACTCACATTCTTCATGCCGCCACCACAGGACGACACCCGCTTCATTGAAGCGTTGACGCGCCACCAGCCCGCACTGGAGGCGTTCTGCCACGCGAATCTTGCCAATCGAGAGGATGCGCGCGAGGTGCTGCAGTCGACTTGCGTGAAGTTGTGGCAAAAGGCGGCGGACTGGGATCCGGATACGGAATTCTTGCCGTGGGCGTTCACCGTGGCGCGATTCACGCTCCTTTCGCATTACCGGGACCAGAAACGCGATCGCTTGGTTTTCGATGAAGATGTGATCCAGGCAATGGCGGGCGAAATCGAGCAGGTCGCAACCGCATTTGATAAGCGGCGCGAGGCGCTCGCGAAGTGCATGAAGAAACTCGATCAAAGGCAGAGGGCTTTGCTCCATGACCACTACACCGTCAGTCAGAGTTTGCGGGAGATCGCCGAAGCCTCGGGGCGGAGCCTGAGTGCGGTGAAAATGACCTTGCTGCGAATTCGTCAGCAACTCAGTGCGTGTATTGAACGCGAGATGAGGACCAATCCGTGATGGAAGAACAACTTCTTAACTTGCTTCAGAAAGTCCGCGATGAGGCCGACGAAGCTGCGCGAACCGAACTCAACGAACTGCTCCGGAATGTTCCAGAAGCTCGAACGATCATGGCCCGGACACTGGTCGATGAACAGGCCCTGGTCGGTCACCTGCGCGATGAGTCAATCGTTTCCATTCTCGATGCGGAGGGAGAAGTCGCCAAAAGCGGGCCGCCAGCGAGGCCTGCGACGCGTCTTTGGACCTGGCCGCAGCAGATCGCTATTGCTCTGGTTGCGGGAGCGTTTGTTGGTCTGCTGGGAGTCGGGGTAGTCCGGGCCGTGAACTCGCCGCAATCACAAGCAAGAGCACTTCACGTTGCGAACGGCGATTTTGAGGCGTTTTCCGGTCCGGTTGAAATCGGTTTTCCGTCTCAATTCGGCAGGTGGGGAGGGAATCCAGCCGAGGTGATTGAAGACCCCGATGGAAACCGAGTGTTGCGTTTTCTGAAAACGGGAAATGTCAATGGTGATCCCGACGACTTCGCCTCGAACTGTTCGGTTTTTCAGTTAATCGATCTGTCGTCCCTCCGGCAGCAGTGGGAAGCGACAGTTCCTGAGATGCAGGTCACTCTCAACCTCTCAGCCCGCTTCCGCCGAAAGCCCGCTCCGACCGATGCCGAGTTGCCGAAACTCGTGGGAAGTTGCCGCATCTACCTGTTCGAAGCTGAGCCCGAGGCGATCAGTCAAGGATGGCCTCGTATCGTTAGCGAGGACGGAGTCGGATATGGCAAGAAGGTGATCGAGCTCGCGCCGGGAGAAGAGCCAGCAACGATTACCGCATCCTGCCTTCTGGATTCGGACGCGACTGTTGCACTCATTGTCGTTGCAGCAGGCACCCGCTCTCATGCGGCTCCCATCGAACTGGGGGGCTATTTCGTCGATGATGTTAAGCTCACGGCGATCAGGCAGCCGACTCTGCCAGTCCACTTTGTGAAGTAACTCATTTCCCTGACCAATTACCAAAGTTCAAAATGATGAAAACCAACCTGGACCGCCGTCACGTTCTTCGCGGAGTGGGAGCTCTGATCGCTTTGCCTGCGCTGGAATCGATCGGCTTCCGCCGCTTTGCTTCGGCTGCAGACAGAACGCCCGCGAAGCCGTCCAAACGCTGCGTGTTTCTCAGCCTCGGCTTCGGCGTGACCAAAGAGACCTGGTTTCCTGACGTCACTCAAACGGGAGCCGACTATGAGCTTTCCGAAGGCCTCGCTCCGCTGGCCCGTCACCAGACCGATATCACTGTCGTGCAAGGTTGCGCGAATCAATACACCAACGAAGCTCACTGGGGCAGCACCTTCTGGCTCACTGGAGCCAATCGCTATTCCGTGCCCGGCCAGAATATGGCGAACAGTATCTCAGCCGATCAGGTCGTCGCGCAGCATCTGGGGCAGGACACCCGCTTTTCGTCGATCCAGCTCAACGCCGCCAGTCTTGAGGGGCACGGACCCGGCCTCTCGCTGGCTTGGGATCAGCGGGGCAAGCCCGTCGCCGGCCAGAACGACCCGGTTCAGGTTTTCCACAAGCTCTTCTCGCCGGATGACATGCCGCTGGAACAACGACAGGCCGCCATTGCCGAGAACCGCAGCGTCCTGGACGCTGTCCTGACCCAGGCCAGACGCGTGCAGCGCGGCCTCTCCAGAACCGACACGGACAAGCTCGACGAATACTTTCAGGGCATCCGCGACATTGAGACGCGTCTTAAAAAGGACGAAGCCTGGCTGGACATCCCCAAGGCGAAGCCTCCCCTCGACGAGCCCGAACCCGGTCTGAAGGGGAAGGCCGAGATCGAGATCATGCAGGATCTGATCGTGGCCGCGTTGCAGACGGACAGCACCCGCACACTGAGCTATCGCATGCCCGGTCAAAGCCTCCTGCAAAGTCTCGATCTCAAACCGAGCGCTCACAACGTGAGCCATTACTCACCCGGCGACCGCATGGAAGCCTCGAAGGTCCGCGACAAGGCCCACAGCGAATTGCTGGCCCGGCTGATCGACAAGCTCAAGGCGACGAAGGAAGCCGATGGATCGAGCCTCTTCGACCATACCGCCGTGGCCTGGGGATCGAACATCAGCTCCATCCACTACCTGACCAATTGCCCGACCATCCTCACCGGCGGCGGAGCCAATCTGAAACTGGGGCAGCATCTCGTCCTGCCGAAGGACACACCGCTGTGCAACGTGTGGCTGACCATGCTGCAGG is part of the Rubinisphaera margarita genome and encodes:
- a CDS encoding sigma-70 family RNA polymerase sigma factor: MPPPQDDTRFIEALTRHQPALEAFCHANLANREDAREVLQSTCVKLWQKAADWDPDTEFLPWAFTVARFTLLSHYRDQKRDRLVFDEDVIQAMAGEIEQVATAFDKRREALAKCMKKLDQRQRALLHDHYTVSQSLREIAEASGRSLSAVKMTLLRIRQQLSACIEREMRTNP
- a CDS encoding DUF1552 domain-containing protein, which produces MKTNLDRRHVLRGVGALIALPALESIGFRRFASAADRTPAKPSKRCVFLSLGFGVTKETWFPDVTQTGADYELSEGLAPLARHQTDITVVQGCANQYTNEAHWGSTFWLTGANRYSVPGQNMANSISADQVVAQHLGQDTRFSSIQLNAASLEGHGPGLSLAWDQRGKPVAGQNDPVQVFHKLFSPDDMPLEQRQAAIAENRSVLDAVLTQARRVQRGLSRTDTDKLDEYFQGIRDIETRLKKDEAWLDIPKAKPPLDEPEPGLKGKAEIEIMQDLIVAALQTDSTRTLSYRMPGQSLLQSLDLKPSAHNVSHYSPGDRMEASKVRDKAHSELLARLIDKLKATKEADGSSLFDHTAVAWGSNISSIHYLTNCPTILTGGGANLKLGQHLVLPKDTPLCNVWLTMLQGLGIDAERHGDSTGVVKELQA